Proteins found in one Microcella daejeonensis genomic segment:
- a CDS encoding cell division protein CrgA — translation MARGTSTVDNAGTPSGKDAPNPVWFKPVMFGFMLIGLLWIIVYYLSGTSWPVPQFGAWNIMVGFGIMFIGFLMTTRWR, via the coding sequence ATGGCCCGAGGAACGAGCACCGTAGACAACGCCGGCACGCCGAGCGGCAAGGACGCCCCCAACCCGGTGTGGTTCAAGCCGGTGATGTTCGGTTTCATGCTCATCGGCCTGCTGTGGATCATTGTCTACTACCTGAGCGGCACGTCGTGGCCGGTGCCCCAGTTCGGAGCCTGGAACATCATGGTCGGCTTCGGCATCATGTTCATCGGCTTCCTCATGACGACGCGCTGGCGCTGA
- a CDS encoding class E sortase, translating into MTVPATAPHQEHERGRRSAPVVRRRASVLGVLGELLMTAGVVVLLFLGWYLWLGDVIAGSAQNEAGQELQEQWQLEQPPSTDGPRVGVPQDPSTAPVLAEPAATADRFATMLIPRFGADYVRTIAQGVGLREVLNDPETGIGHYPGTAMPGAVGNFAVAAHRTTYGAPFNRILDLQVDDSIFVETEAGWYQYSFRSSEIVRPSAVDVLEPVPRQPGVDPTERILTMTTCHPLFSAAERAIGYAVMTAWYPREGGAPAELVDLAAAAG; encoded by the coding sequence ATGACGGTCCCTGCCACCGCTCCGCACCAGGAGCACGAGCGCGGGCGCCGCAGTGCCCCCGTCGTGCGTCGCCGGGCCTCCGTTCTCGGGGTCCTCGGCGAGCTGCTGATGACCGCCGGCGTCGTCGTGCTGCTGTTCCTCGGCTGGTACCTCTGGCTCGGCGACGTGATCGCCGGATCGGCCCAGAACGAGGCGGGGCAGGAGCTGCAGGAGCAGTGGCAGCTCGAGCAGCCGCCCTCGACCGACGGCCCCCGCGTCGGCGTGCCGCAGGACCCGTCGACCGCCCCCGTCCTCGCGGAGCCCGCGGCCACGGCGGATCGGTTCGCGACGATGCTCATCCCGCGATTCGGGGCCGACTACGTGCGCACGATCGCGCAGGGCGTCGGACTGCGCGAGGTGCTCAACGACCCCGAGACCGGCATCGGCCACTACCCGGGAACCGCGATGCCCGGCGCCGTGGGCAACTTCGCGGTCGCCGCGCACCGCACGACCTACGGGGCACCCTTCAACCGCATCCTCGACCTGCAGGTCGACGACAGCATCTTCGTCGAGACCGAGGCGGGCTGGTACCAGTACTCCTTCCGCAGCTCGGAGATCGTGCGGCCGAGCGCGGTCGACGTGCTCGAACCCGTTCCCCGCCAGCCCGGCGTCGACCCCACGGAGCGCATCCTCACCATGACCACCTGCCACCCCCTGTTCTCGGCGGCGGAGCGCGCGATCGGCTACGCCGTCATGACCGCCTGGTACCCCCGCGAGGGCGGCGCTCCCGCCGAGCTCGTCGACCTGGCCGCGGCGGCCGGCTGA
- a CDS encoding anthranilate synthase component II: MRVLVIDNYDSFVYTLDGYLQQLGAQTTVVRNDVVAADEAAALIAEYDAVLVSPGPGAPAEAGVSIPVVHAAIASGTPLLGVCLGHQAIAEALGATVTHAEELMHGKTSQVQHDGSALFVGVPEHFRATRYHSLAVVDGTVPAVLEVTARTEGGVIMGVRHRDAPIHGVQFHPESVLTEGGYRMLGNWLVEAGLPEARAAAEGLSPLVSLGARRP; this comes from the coding sequence GTGCGCGTACTCGTGATCGACAACTACGACAGCTTCGTCTACACCCTCGACGGCTATCTGCAGCAGCTCGGTGCGCAGACCACCGTCGTGCGCAACGACGTCGTCGCCGCCGATGAGGCTGCTGCTCTCATCGCCGAGTACGACGCGGTGCTCGTCTCGCCCGGCCCGGGGGCGCCTGCCGAGGCCGGGGTCTCCATCCCGGTGGTGCACGCGGCGATCGCGAGCGGCACCCCGCTGCTCGGCGTCTGCCTCGGGCACCAGGCCATCGCCGAGGCCCTCGGGGCGACCGTCACCCACGCCGAGGAGCTCATGCACGGCAAGACCTCGCAGGTGCAGCACGACGGCAGCGCGCTGTTCGTGGGAGTTCCCGAGCACTTCCGGGCCACCCGGTACCACTCGCTCGCCGTCGTCGACGGCACCGTCCCCGCCGTGCTCGAGGTCACCGCCCGCACGGAGGGCGGCGTCATCATGGGTGTCCGCCACCGCGATGCCCCCATCCACGGCGTGCAGTTCCACCCCGAGTCGGTGCTGACCGAGGGCGGCTACCGGATGCTCGGCAACTGGCTCGTGGAGGCCGGTCTGCCCGAGGCCCGCGCCGCCGCCGAGGGTCTCAGCCCGCTGGTCTCGCTCGGCGCCCGCCGCCCCTGA
- the pknB gene encoding Stk1 family PASTA domain-containing Ser/Thr kinase yields MDGVAHSERLLAGRYQLGELIGRGGMSDVHVATDSRLGRRVAVKLLKSSLASDPVFRTRFRQEAQAAARMAHPTIVRVFDAGEETGTDGAGDETVVPYIVMEYVDGRLLKDMIAEGPLPVAEACRIIEGVLTALEYSHRAGVVHRDIKPGNIMIAPSGQVKVMDFGIARAISDSSATVAQTSTILGTAQYFSPEQARGETVDARSDLYSTGVVLFELLTGRAPFRGESPVAVAYQHVSEAPAAPSALNPQVSPALDSVVLHALAKDRFARFQTAADFRADVATAAAGQVPPQRGDLSAPDSTASLFGVNPQATAGTEAAIRQLSVDEDERRTRTQPRPPVAWVWAGITVLAVVVAAVLFWAFTLERNDLNNALSVVVPDVVGEQYATAEQQLIDANLEPSPNREPNAEVPEGEVLRTDPSGGLTVSPGQDVIVYVSSGAPVTEVPSVNNIALDAARAALEGRGLVVGVVTAENSPNVPQDVVVRSDPAAGTSLRQGSTINLIVSSGLVTVPDVRGLAVGDAINQLATQLQLSVTPEGDFSCSGGAVTGQSLPPGDQPQGSRVTLRYCAS; encoded by the coding sequence GTGGACGGAGTCGCGCACAGCGAGCGGCTGCTGGCCGGCCGGTACCAGCTCGGAGAGCTGATCGGACGCGGCGGCATGTCCGACGTGCACGTCGCCACCGATTCCCGGCTCGGGCGCCGTGTCGCCGTGAAGCTGCTGAAGTCGAGCCTCGCGAGCGATCCGGTCTTCCGCACGCGGTTCCGCCAGGAGGCGCAGGCCGCCGCGCGCATGGCGCATCCCACGATCGTGCGCGTCTTCGACGCGGGCGAGGAAACCGGCACCGACGGCGCCGGCGACGAGACCGTCGTGCCCTACATCGTCATGGAGTACGTCGACGGGCGCCTGCTGAAGGACATGATCGCCGAGGGCCCGCTCCCCGTCGCCGAGGCCTGCCGCATCATCGAGGGCGTGCTCACCGCGCTCGAGTACTCGCACCGGGCGGGCGTCGTGCACCGCGACATCAAGCCCGGCAATATCATGATCGCGCCCTCGGGCCAGGTGAAGGTGATGGATTTCGGCATCGCCCGTGCCATCTCCGACTCCTCGGCGACCGTCGCCCAGACGAGCACCATCCTCGGCACCGCCCAGTACTTCTCGCCCGAGCAGGCTCGCGGTGAGACCGTCGACGCGCGCAGCGACCTCTACTCCACCGGTGTCGTGCTCTTCGAGCTGCTCACCGGTCGGGCGCCGTTCCGCGGCGAGTCGCCCGTCGCCGTCGCCTACCAGCACGTCAGCGAGGCGCCGGCCGCTCCGAGCGCCCTCAACCCGCAGGTCTCCCCCGCGCTCGACTCCGTCGTGCTGCACGCCCTCGCGAAGGACCGCTTCGCGCGATTCCAGACCGCCGCCGACTTCCGCGCCGACGTCGCCACGGCCGCCGCCGGTCAGGTGCCGCCGCAGCGTGGAGACCTCTCGGCGCCCGACAGCACGGCCAGCCTCTTCGGGGTCAACCCGCAGGCCACCGCCGGCACCGAGGCGGCCATCCGCCAGCTGAGCGTCGACGAGGACGAGCGGCGCACCCGCACGCAGCCCCGCCCGCCGGTCGCCTGGGTCTGGGCGGGCATCACCGTGCTCGCGGTCGTCGTCGCCGCCGTGCTCTTCTGGGCCTTCACGCTCGAGCGCAACGACCTCAACAACGCCCTCTCCGTCGTCGTCCCCGACGTCGTCGGCGAGCAGTACGCGACGGCCGAGCAGCAGCTCATCGACGCCAACCTCGAGCCGTCGCCGAATCGGGAGCCGAACGCCGAGGTCCCCGAGGGCGAGGTGCTGCGCACCGACCCCAGCGGTGGGCTCACCGTCTCGCCCGGGCAGGACGTCATCGTCTACGTCTCCTCTGGCGCCCCCGTGACCGAGGTGCCGAGCGTCAACAACATCGCGCTCGACGCGGCCCGCGCCGCGCTCGAGGGCCGCGGCCTCGTCGTCGGCGTCGTCACCGCCGAGAACTCCCCGAACGTGCCGCAGGACGTCGTGGTGCGCAGCGATCCCGCGGCCGGCACCTCGCTGCGCCAGGGCAGCACCATCAACCTGATCGTCTCGAGCGGTCTCGTGACCGTGCCCGATGTGCGCGGTCTCGCCGTGGGCGACGCCATCAACCAGCTCGCGACGCAGCTGCAGCTCTCGGTCACGCCCGAGGGCGACTTCAGCTGCTCCGGCGGCGCCGTCACCGGCCAGTCGCTCCCTCCGGGCGACCAGCCCCAGGGGTCCCGGGTGACGCTGCGCTACTGCGCGAGCTGA
- a CDS encoding protein kinase domain-containing protein: MRPTSGLTFGGRYQLLSRIAIGGMGEVWQATDLVIGRTVAIKILKDEYLGDPGFLERFRAEARHAALVNHEGIANVYDYGEEEGSAFLVMELVPGEALSTVLERERVLSTDQVLDIVAQTASALHAAHQAGLVHRDIKPGNLLLTPDGRVKITDFGIARIADQVPLTATGQVMGTVQYLSPEQASGHPASPSTDIYSLGIVAYEALAGRRPFTGESQVAIAMAQINEAPPELPVTVAEPVRNLVFSAIAKKPDARPASAQHFARAAQALRRGDVAGAVAIVPGIAGAASALDATRVMPTAGKDDATRVMTAAGAVAGGAGAAAAATAVDEQPERKRSPWTWPLIALIGLLVVLIIGAVIAIAFPPGDSEPAPASAAPTTSAPPSASPSPTTVTVEIVQEEWLNLTREQAQAKADELGLGFEAVDGNAAPDAGQVGLSYRVNPQAGNVPEGTVISVTFYTAVPTPAAPQDLGINPSSEPYPGGTEVQLSWPAYNACPAGFTLSGYNFTTTGGTPALGNPVPAGTTSMTVRLADSGTLTVSYVAICGDLQSERSTELSRPITAAPAEPVPTPAPSTPPAEGTAP; this comes from the coding sequence ATGAGACCCACGAGCGGACTCACCTTCGGTGGGCGGTACCAACTGCTCTCCCGGATCGCGATCGGCGGGATGGGCGAGGTCTGGCAGGCCACCGATCTCGTGATCGGGCGCACCGTCGCCATCAAGATCCTCAAGGACGAGTACCTGGGCGACCCCGGGTTCCTCGAGCGCTTCCGGGCCGAGGCCCGGCACGCCGCCCTCGTCAACCACGAGGGCATCGCCAACGTCTACGACTACGGCGAGGAGGAGGGCAGCGCCTTCCTCGTGATGGAGCTCGTCCCCGGCGAGGCCCTGTCGACGGTGCTCGAGCGCGAGCGCGTGCTCTCCACCGACCAGGTGCTCGACATCGTCGCCCAGACGGCCAGCGCGCTGCACGCCGCCCACCAGGCCGGTCTCGTGCACCGCGACATCAAGCCGGGCAACCTGCTGCTCACCCCCGACGGCCGCGTCAAGATCACCGACTTCGGCATCGCGCGCATCGCCGACCAGGTGCCCCTCACGGCGACCGGCCAGGTGATGGGCACGGTGCAGTACCTGTCTCCCGAGCAGGCGAGCGGGCATCCCGCCTCGCCCTCGACCGACATCTACTCGCTCGGCATCGTCGCCTACGAGGCCCTCGCCGGCCGCCGCCCCTTCACGGGCGAGTCGCAGGTCGCGATCGCGATGGCGCAGATCAACGAGGCCCCGCCCGAGCTGCCCGTCACGGTGGCCGAGCCGGTGCGCAACCTCGTCTTCTCGGCCATCGCGAAGAAGCCGGATGCCCGTCCCGCGTCGGCGCAGCACTTCGCCCGCGCGGCTCAGGCCCTGCGCCGCGGCGACGTCGCCGGCGCCGTGGCGATCGTGCCCGGTATCGCCGGAGCGGCCTCGGCCCTCGACGCCACCCGCGTCATGCCCACCGCCGGCAAAGACGACGCCACCCGGGTGATGACCGCCGCGGGGGCCGTCGCCGGCGGTGCCGGTGCCGCTGCCGCCGCGACGGCGGTCGACGAGCAGCCCGAGCGCAAGCGCTCCCCGTGGACGTGGCCGCTCATCGCGCTCATCGGCCTGCTCGTCGTGCTGATCATCGGCGCGGTCATCGCGATCGCCTTCCCGCCCGGCGACTCCGAGCCGGCGCCGGCGAGCGCCGCGCCGACGACGTCGGCACCGCCGAGCGCGTCGCCCTCGCCGACGACCGTGACGGTCGAGATCGTGCAGGAGGAGTGGCTCAACCTCACGCGCGAGCAGGCGCAGGCCAAGGCCGACGAGCTGGGGCTGGGCTTCGAGGCCGTCGACGGCAACGCGGCGCCCGACGCCGGTCAGGTCGGTCTCTCGTACCGGGTGAACCCGCAGGCCGGCAACGTGCCCGAGGGCACGGTGATCTCGGTCACCTTCTACACCGCGGTGCCGACGCCTGCGGCGCCGCAGGACCTCGGCATCAACCCCAGCAGCGAGCCGTACCCGGGCGGCACCGAGGTCCAGCTGAGCTGGCCCGCGTACAACGCCTGCCCCGCCGGCTTCACGCTCAGCGGCTACAACTTCACCACCACCGGGGGAACTCCCGCGCTGGGCAACCCCGTTCCGGCGGGCACGACGTCGATGACGGTGCGTCTCGCCGACAGCGGCACCCTCACGGTGAGCTACGTCGCCATCTGCGGCGATCTGCAGTCCGAGCGCTCCACCGAGCTCTCGCGACCCATCACCGCGGCGCCGGCGGAGCCGGTGCCGACCCCGGCGCCGAGCACCCCGCCGGCGGAGGGCACCGCGCCGTAG
- a CDS encoding peptidoglycan D,D-transpeptidase FtsI family protein, whose amino-acid sequence MNKELRRVSVVALAMFLALFVSTSVIQVFAVDALSDDDRNRRTVLESYSAQRGQILVDGVAVAESTPVDDEYRFLRVYPQPELYSSITGYFTLNQGSTGVEGALNEFLAGQANEQFLDQLNALVTGQPPQGASVELTVDPVVQQAARDALGDLSGSVVAIDPATGEILAMVSTPGYDPNLLASHDTASVLQSYDALIADPNAPLQNRAIGGDLYFPGSVFKILVAAAAIDSGAFTPADAFPNPASLQLPQSTNVISNASRGTCGPGETVTIADALRLSCNIPFAELGLELGEETLAEYAEGFGFGESYDIPMGTTASSFPTGLDDAQLMLSSFGQFDVRVTPLQIAMMTGAVANGGNLMQPTLVESILAPDLSTIEASQPTLLGQPISGSTAATLTGLLVDGVSAPDAAASNARIEGVEVAGKTGTAENGADEPFTLWFTGFAPADDPQVAIAVVVEDGGGQGQSGSGNTLAAPIAKQVLEAVLNR is encoded by the coding sequence ATGAACAAAGAACTGCGCCGCGTGAGCGTCGTCGCCCTGGCGATGTTCCTCGCCCTCTTCGTCTCCACGAGCGTCATCCAGGTGTTCGCCGTCGACGCGCTCAGCGACGACGACCGCAACCGCCGCACCGTGCTCGAGAGCTACTCGGCCCAGCGCGGCCAGATCCTCGTCGACGGCGTCGCCGTGGCCGAGTCGACGCCCGTCGACGACGAGTACCGGTTCCTGCGCGTCTACCCGCAGCCCGAGCTGTACTCCTCGATCACCGGCTACTTCACCCTCAACCAGGGCAGCACCGGCGTCGAGGGCGCGCTCAACGAGTTCCTCGCCGGTCAGGCGAACGAGCAGTTCCTCGACCAGCTCAACGCGCTCGTCACGGGGCAGCCCCCGCAGGGAGCCTCCGTCGAGCTGACCGTCGACCCGGTCGTGCAGCAGGCGGCACGGGATGCCCTCGGCGACCTCTCCGGATCCGTCGTCGCCATCGACCCCGCCACCGGCGAGATCCTCGCGATGGTCTCGACGCCGGGCTACGACCCGAACCTGCTCGCCTCGCACGACACCGCGAGCGTGCTGCAGTCGTACGACGCCCTCATCGCCGACCCGAACGCCCCCCTGCAGAACCGCGCCATCGGAGGGGATCTCTACTTCCCCGGCTCCGTGTTCAAGATCCTCGTGGCCGCCGCCGCGATCGACAGCGGCGCCTTCACGCCCGCGGACGCCTTCCCCAACCCCGCCTCGCTGCAGCTGCCCCAGTCGACGAACGTCATCTCCAACGCCAGCCGCGGCACCTGCGGACCGGGCGAGACCGTCACGATCGCCGATGCGCTGCGGCTCAGCTGCAACATCCCGTTCGCCGAGCTGGGTCTCGAGCTCGGCGAGGAGACGCTCGCCGAGTACGCCGAGGGCTTCGGCTTCGGCGAGTCCTACGACATCCCGATGGGGACGACCGCGTCCAGCTTCCCGACCGGTCTCGACGACGCGCAGCTGATGCTGTCGTCCTTCGGGCAGTTCGACGTGCGGGTGACGCCCCTGCAGATCGCGATGATGACGGGCGCGGTCGCCAACGGGGGCAACCTGATGCAGCCGACGCTCGTGGAGAGCATCCTCGCCCCCGACCTGTCGACCATCGAGGCCTCGCAGCCGACGCTGCTGGGCCAGCCGATCAGCGGCTCGACCGCGGCGACCCTCACCGGGCTGCTCGTCGACGGCGTCTCGGCGCCGGACGCGGCGGCGAGTAATGCCAGAATAGAAGGCGTCGAGGTGGCCGGTAAGACGGGTACCGCCGAGAACGGCGCCGATGAGCCTTTCACCCTCTGGTTCACCGGGTTCGCCCCGGCGGACGACCCGCAGGTCGCCATCGCGGTCGTGGTGGAGGACGGCGGCGGGCAGGGACAATCCGGATCCGGCAACACTCTCGCGGCTCCGATCGCGAAGCAGGTACTTGAGGCGGTGCTGAACAGATGA
- a CDS encoding FtsW/RodA/SpoVE family cell cycle protein: MTAPVTAGAAGAAPAEDPRLSFTQSIVLTIKQPARLRNLELLLLALATIINAGAIALVQLGALGEIDTTVLGFGAGLAGLALVMHIALRFVARDADPFILPIITTLNGLGIAMIYRIDIARGYEGWDGLGLRQMMWMALAMVLALIVLLVVRNHRALARYRYIAMAVGIALLLLPFVPGLGTVINGARLWISVAGFTFQPGEIAKIALAVFFAGYLVTARDSLSMVGTRVLGVQLPRARDLGPILIIWVASLGVLIFQRDLGTSLLYFGLFVVMIYISTGRLSWVLLGLGLFLGGAAIASRTLTYVEGRFAAWLDSFNPEVYDAIGGSYQLVQGMFGMANGGLIGTGLGQGRPDLTPLAESDYIIASLGEELGLVGIFAVLGLYLLLVARGFRIGFNGPDDFGRLLAVGLSFVIVLQVFIVIGGVTRVIPLTGLTTPFLAAGGSSLVANWIIAALLLRLSDTVRHQPRLVVDD, translated from the coding sequence ATGACCGCCCCCGTCACCGCCGGGGCGGCCGGCGCCGCGCCCGCGGAGGATCCGCGGCTGAGCTTCACGCAGTCGATCGTGCTGACGATCAAGCAGCCCGCGCGCCTGCGCAACCTCGAGCTGCTGCTGCTCGCTCTCGCGACGATCATCAACGCCGGCGCCATCGCGCTCGTGCAGCTCGGCGCCCTCGGCGAGATCGACACCACGGTGCTCGGCTTCGGCGCGGGCCTCGCCGGACTCGCGCTCGTCATGCACATCGCGCTGCGCTTCGTGGCGCGTGATGCCGATCCCTTCATCCTGCCGATCATCACGACCCTCAACGGGCTCGGCATCGCGATGATCTACCGCATCGACATCGCGCGCGGCTACGAGGGCTGGGACGGCCTGGGGCTGCGCCAGATGATGTGGATGGCGCTCGCGATGGTGCTCGCGCTCATCGTGCTCCTCGTCGTGCGCAACCACCGCGCCCTGGCGCGCTACCGCTACATCGCGATGGCGGTGGGCATCGCGCTGCTGCTGCTGCCCTTCGTCCCCGGCCTCGGCACCGTGATCAACGGCGCGCGGCTGTGGATCTCGGTCGCGGGCTTCACCTTCCAGCCGGGCGAGATCGCCAAGATCGCGCTCGCGGTCTTCTTCGCCGGCTACCTCGTCACGGCCCGCGACTCGCTGTCGATGGTCGGCACGCGCGTGCTCGGCGTGCAGCTGCCGCGCGCCCGCGACCTCGGGCCGATCCTCATCATCTGGGTCGCGTCGCTCGGCGTGCTCATCTTCCAGCGCGACCTCGGCACCTCGCTGCTCTACTTCGGCCTCTTCGTCGTGATGATCTACATCTCGACCGGGCGCCTCAGCTGGGTGCTGCTGGGCCTCGGGCTCTTCCTCGGCGGCGCGGCGATCGCCAGCCGCACCCTCACCTACGTCGAGGGCCGTTTCGCCGCCTGGCTCGACTCGTTCAACCCCGAGGTCTACGACGCGATCGGCGGCAGCTACCAGCTCGTGCAGGGCATGTTCGGCATGGCGAACGGCGGGTTGATCGGCACCGGTCTCGGTCAGGGGCGCCCCGATCTGACCCCGCTCGCCGAGAGCGACTACATCATCGCGAGCCTCGGCGAGGAGCTCGGCCTCGTCGGCATCTTCGCCGTGCTCGGCCTGTACCTGCTGCTCGTCGCGCGCGGCTTCCGCATCGGGTTCAACGGCCCCGACGACTTCGGCCGTCTGCTCGCCGTCGGCCTCTCCTTCGTGATCGTGCTGCAGGTGTTCATCGTCATCGGCGGCGTCACCCGCGTCATCCCGCTCACCGGGCTCACGACGCCGTTCCTCGCGGCGGGCGGGTCCTCCCTCGTCGCCAACTGGATCATCGCCGCGCTCCTGCTGCGGCTCTCCGACACGGTGCGCCACCAGCCGAGATTGGTGGTCGACGACTGA
- a CDS encoding Stp1/IreP family PP2C-type Ser/Thr phosphatase — MTTRTAAASHVGKIRANNQDSGYVGDHLFVVADGMGGHAGGDVASALAIQAIAHTDHAFDSVEAAESELAQALLEANQELAEAVYEHPELTGMGTTVSGMVRVGDRMVIAHIGDSRIYRWRAGSLEQITKDHTFVQRLVDSGRITPEEAAVHPRRSVLMRVLGDVDITPEIDTMIVETQPGDRWLLCSDGLSGYVTEEKIAEVLERVPSAEEAVQALIDDSLDHGAPDNVTVAIVGVDDDASSAASRPVMVGSASKPPAYETSAAVRRRSLPDLLLHPLKSASPAENEHFEPESEEFLRELIAEDRRRRIRRRVTWSVGITLIVALIVGALVAGYQWTQTRYFVGVSEGNVAVFRGVQQGIGPIPLSSVEFESDIPVESLPPFSRQSVESTINADDRADAFSIVERLQGVAD, encoded by the coding sequence ATGACGACGCGTACCGCGGCCGCCTCGCACGTCGGCAAGATCCGGGCCAACAACCAGGATTCCGGCTACGTCGGCGACCACCTCTTCGTCGTCGCCGACGGGATGGGCGGCCACGCGGGCGGTGACGTCGCGAGCGCCCTCGCCATCCAGGCCATCGCGCACACCGACCACGCCTTCGACAGCGTCGAGGCCGCTGAGAGCGAGCTCGCGCAGGCCCTGCTCGAGGCCAACCAGGAGCTCGCCGAGGCCGTGTACGAGCATCCCGAGCTGACGGGCATGGGCACGACCGTCAGCGGCATGGTGCGCGTCGGCGACCGGATGGTCATCGCCCACATCGGCGACTCGCGCATCTACCGCTGGCGCGCGGGCTCGCTCGAGCAGATCACCAAGGATCACACCTTCGTGCAGCGCCTCGTCGACTCGGGCCGCATCACGCCCGAGGAGGCCGCGGTCCACCCGCGGCGGTCGGTGCTCATGCGCGTCCTCGGCGACGTCGACATCACGCCCGAGATCGACACGATGATCGTCGAGACGCAGCCCGGCGACCGCTGGCTGCTGTGCTCCGACGGCCTGAGCGGCTACGTCACCGAGGAGAAGATCGCCGAGGTGCTCGAGCGCGTTCCGAGCGCCGAGGAGGCGGTGCAGGCGCTCATCGACGACAGCCTCGACCACGGCGCGCCCGACAACGTCACGGTCGCGATCGTGGGGGTCGACGACGACGCCTCGAGCGCGGCATCCCGCCCCGTGATGGTGGGCTCGGCCAGCAAGCCGCCCGCCTACGAGACGAGCGCGGCGGTGCGCCGGCGCAGCCTGCCCGACCTGCTGCTGCACCCGCTGAAGTCGGCGTCGCCGGCCGAGAACGAGCACTTCGAGCCCGAGTCCGAGGAGTTCCTGCGCGAGCTCATCGCGGAGGACCGCCGGCGCCGCATCCGCCGCCGCGTCACCTGGTCGGTCGGCATCACCCTCATCGTCGCCCTCATCGTCGGCGCCCTCGTCGCGGGCTACCAGTGGACCCAGACCCGCTACTTCGTCGGCGTCTCCGAGGGCAACGTCGCCGTGTTCCGCGGCGTGCAGCAGGGCATCGGCCCCATCCCGCTCTCGAGCGTCGAGTTCGAGAGCGACATCCCGGTCGAGAGCCTGCCGCCGTTCAGCCGCCAGAGCGTCGAGTCGACCATCAACGCCGATGACCGCGCCGACGCCTTCTCCATCGTCGAGAGGTTGCAGGGTGTCGCCGACTGA
- a CDS encoding FHA domain-containing protein FhaB/FipA, translating to MSGLTLLLLQIGFLILMWAFVFSIVYALRSDLFGQKVRRLPERGAASASPAPVAVAAPAAAAPPPSAASSAPTEAMGAVPRSSAPAAVDGPPARRLVITSGAKEGIELELGDEQLTIGRSADSGLVIRDDYTSTHHARLMLWGDKWMIQDLDSTNGTFLDGKRVSIPTPVPTGTPVSIGTTTFELRR from the coding sequence ATGAGCGGGCTGACCCTCCTCCTCCTCCAGATCGGGTTCCTCATCCTGATGTGGGCCTTCGTCTTCTCGATCGTCTACGCGCTGCGCAGCGACCTCTTCGGCCAGAAGGTGCGCCGCCTGCCCGAGCGCGGCGCGGCATCCGCATCGCCCGCGCCCGTCGCCGTCGCCGCTCCGGCCGCGGCCGCCCCCCCGCCCTCCGCCGCATCCTCCGCTCCGACCGAGGCGATGGGCGCCGTGCCGCGCTCCTCCGCGCCGGCGGCGGTCGACGGCCCGCCCGCCCGACGACTCGTCATCACCTCCGGCGCGAAGGAGGGCATCGAGCTCGAGCTGGGCGACGAGCAGCTGACCATCGGCCGCTCGGCCGACTCGGGCCTCGTCATCCGCGACGACTACACCTCCACGCACCACGCGCGGCTGATGCTGTGGGGCGACAAGTGGATGATCCAGGATCTGGACTCCACCAACGGCACCTTCCTCGACGGCAAGCGCGTGAGCATCCCCACCCCCGTTCCCACCGGAACGCCCGTGAGCATCGGCACGACGACGTTCGAGCTGCGACGGTAG
- a CDS encoding FhaA domain-containing protein, with the protein MGLLDSFERGLERAVGGAFAKTFKSGVQPVEVSAALRRELDTKAAVVSRDRILAPNDLTVRLSSPDFQRMSSLGETLIDELTELVQKHAAAQRYTFPGGIRISLVDDSSLSEGVVRVESASVKGSVVWMPVLDIDGTRHPITRSRTVIGRGSDADITLDDSGTSRKHIEILWNGERGQVNDLGSTNGSLLNGERFTQAALPPDSVIEIGRTRILFRVLARAERGGDQSRGSAR; encoded by the coding sequence ATGGGGCTTCTCGACAGCTTCGAGCGCGGGCTCGAGCGCGCCGTCGGCGGCGCCTTCGCCAAGACGTTCAAGAGCGGCGTGCAGCCCGTCGAGGTCTCCGCCGCCCTGCGGCGCGAGCTCGACACGAAGGCCGCCGTCGTCTCGCGCGACCGCATCCTCGCGCCCAACGATCTGACGGTGCGGCTCTCCTCCCCCGACTTCCAGCGCATGTCGTCGCTCGGCGAGACGCTCATCGACGAGCTCACCGAGCTGGTGCAGAAGCACGCGGCGGCGCAGCGCTACACCTTCCCCGGCGGCATCCGCATCTCCCTCGTCGACGACTCCTCGCTCTCCGAGGGCGTCGTGCGCGTCGAGTCGGCGAGCGTCAAGGGCTCGGTGGTGTGGATGCCCGTGCTCGACATCGACGGCACCCGCCACCCGATCACCCGCTCGCGCACCGTCATCGGGCGCGGATCCGACGCCGACATCACCCTCGACGACTCGGGAACGAGCCGCAAGCACATCGAGATCCTGTGGAACGGCGAGCGCGGCCAGGTCAACGACCTCGGGTCGACGAACGGCTCGCTGCTCAATGGTGAGCGATTCACCCAGGCGGCCCTCCCGCCCGATAGCGTCATCGAGATCGGTCGCACGCGCATCCTCTTCCGGGTGCTCGCCCGCGCCGAGCGCGGCGGCGATCAGAGCAGAGGGAGCGCACGATGA